A region from the Drosophila bipectinata strain 14024-0381.07 chromosome 3R, DbipHiC1v2, whole genome shotgun sequence genome encodes:
- the LOC108128101 gene encoding acyl-coenzyme A thioesterase 9, mitochondrial, whose amino-acid sequence MQRLMARGLGAMVARGRGCTVMSWSACQQSGTWRGFNSGPVLTSDHYSGTMDDVTRTIREQSGVDIGYHIIPKPRDHLLAYQPKREDLEPRSMLDSHSTAIIPLSEGEQIRERYVNHLGRVRLGRILEELDMFAVWMCHRHVKLPNHPKDVPLPYTFVTLLVDKVEFSNVERLKVNQDIQLSGNITWAGTSSMEITIYVRQKDYDENINMTKAIFLMVARNATNTGAAPINPLKPEGDIEKKIWEEADKRQKSRRNQAKESVFNSPPREHEQAIMYEILRRTTPPNGMDLNKRELPARCRWMEDSMQSTMIAPFPENRNAQNTIFGGYLMRQAVEISFIQASLYQGGRPLLECISDISFMQPVEVNTFLQMTAHVVYTAQNYLQLMTVAQIWDVSGTVRTTNVFYLTYKADRILDEVLPRTYREMLWYVHGRRKLLNALDLQPEYPDPKEKTKVTSAKGT is encoded by the exons ATGCAGCGTCTGATGGCACGTGGACTGGGGGCAATGGTAGCCAGGGGCAGGGGGTGCACCGTGATGAGCTGGTCCGCGTGCCAGCAGTCGGGCACCTGGCGGGGCTTCAATTCGGGACCTGTACTCACCTCCGATCATTACTCTGGAACTATGGATGATG TTACTCGTACCATTCGGGAGCAATCGGGGGTGGACATTGGCTATCACATCATACCTAAGCCTCGGGATCACCTTCTGGCATATCAGCCGAAAAGAGAGGACTTGGAGCCCAGATCCATGTTGGACTCGCACTCGACAGCCATTATACCACTCAGCGAGGGTGAGCAGATTAGGGAGCGGTACGTCAACCACCTTGGAAGGGTGAGATTGGGTCGCATACTGGAGGAGCTTGACATGTTTGCTGTTTGGATGTGCCACCGACACGTAAAGTTGCCCAACCATCCTAAGGATGTCCCCCTGCCTTATACGTTTGTCACATTACTTGTGGACAAGGTGGAGTTCTCGAATGTGGAACGGCTGAAAGTCAACCAAGACATTCAGTTGAGTGGAAATATCACGTGGGCGGGTACCAGCTCCATGGAGATCACAATCTATGTGCGACAGAAGGACTATGACGAGAACATTAACATGACCAAggccatttttctgatggttGCTCGGAACGCTACAAATACCGGTGCGGCGCCCATAAATCCTCTCAAGCCCGAAGGGGATATCGAGAAGAAAATCTGGGAGGAGGCGGATAAGAGGCAAAAATCACGCCGTAATCAGGCGAAGGAGTCCGTGTTCAATTCACCGCCACGGGAGCACGAACAGGCTATAATGTACGAGATACTGAGGAGGACCACCCCACCCAATGGCATGGATCTGAACAAGAGGGAGCTGCCTGCGCGATGTCGCTGGATGGAGGACTCCATGCAGTCGACAATGATTGCGCCGTTCCCAGAAAACAGGAATGCCCAGAATACCATTTTTGGTGGCTACCTCATGCGACAGGCGGTCGAGATTTCTTTCATCCAGGCTTCCCTATATCAGGGGGGACGACCGCTGCTCGAGTGCATCTCGGATATCAGTTTCATGCAGCCTGTCGAAGTGAACACCTTTCTCCAGATGACGGCGCATGTCGTGTACACGGCCCAGAACTACCTCCAGCTGATGACGGTGGCGCAAATTTGGGATGTGAGCGGAACAGTCCGGACGACGAATGTGTTCTACCTAACATATAAGGCGGACAGAATACTGGACGAGGTCCTGCCACGAACCTACCGGGAGATGCTCTGGTACGTCCACGGGCGGAGAAAACTGCTGAACGCTCTCGATCTTCAGCCAGAGTACCCTGATCCCAAGGAAAAAACCAAAGTGACTTCAGCGAAAGGCACTTGA
- the LOC108128003 gene encoding acyl-coenzyme A thioesterase 9, mitochondrial, with protein MLRSLVVAEKCWSFRSFMQGRNLMKVASQQAPIAWMASRRHYSPAIHIHRSVPNESGTMAEVKQGMMKRLGLEPGYNPQPKSREHLLKYQPKLEDLPPRAMEDSFTSAIIPLSTDRTLQDKYVSYQGNVRMGRLLEDMDLFAAWCCHKHLKLPNLPEGVHLPYTFVTILVDRIDFTDLLADGTQDIRLSGHVSWVGTSSIEVVVWLEQIVGGKYEKLTRALFLMAARNATNTGAAPVNPINPANEEEKEILAGGADRKKRRQTLVAQSIFKVEPNDPEQTLMYELYQRTTPTNTLQLNKRILPPNCQWMANSYQMSTIPSFPEHRNHHNRVFGGFLMRSALEISWAAAFLYCKSRPKLEHISDISFEKPVSVDSFIKMTAYVVYTKKNFVQIMTVADVLDPHSGSQVTTNTFYYTFSCKDNVTEVLPRSYHETMWYIQGRRKFEACRPSK; from the exons atgttgCGGTCACTTGTGGTAGCAGAAAAGTGTTGGAGCTTCAGGAGCTTCATGCAAGGCAGGAACCTCATGAAGGTGGCCAGTCAACAGGCACCCATTGCCTGGATGGCCTCTAG GCGTCACTATTCTCCTGCTATTCATATTCACCGATCGGTGCCTAATGAATCTGGAACAATGGCCGAAG TCAAACAGGGAATGATGAAGCGCTTGGGACTAGAACCTGGCTATAACCCTCAACCCAAATCCAGGGAACATCTTTTAAAATACCAACCCAAGCTGGAGGATCTGCCGCCACGAGCAATGGAGGATTCGTTCACCTCGGCAATCATACCCTTAAGTACGGATCGAACGCTGCAGGACAAGTATGTCAGCTATCAGGGCAATGTGCGCATGGGAAGGCTCCTTGAGGACATGGATCTCTTTGCTG CTTGGTGCTGCCACAAGCACTTGAAGTTGCCCAATTTACCGGAGGGTGTGCATCTGCCCTACACCTTTGTAACAATTCTAGTGGACCGTATTGACTTTACGGATCTTCTTGCCGATGGCACCCAGGACATCCGCTTATCTGGCCATGTCTCGTGGGTTGGCACGAGCTCCATCGAGGTGGTGGTCTGGCTGGAGCAGATTGTTGgcggaaaatatgaaaaactgACACGAGCTTTGTTTTTGATGGCCGCCAGGAATGCCACCAATACAGGCGCGGCCCCAGTGAATCCCATAAATCCAGCCAATGAGGAGGAGAAAGAGATCCTGGCGGGTGGAGCAGACAGGAAGAAACGGCGCCAAACTCTGGTTGCTCAATCGATTTTCAAAGTCGAGCCCAACGATCCGGAACAAACTCTTATGTACGAACTGTACCAGAGGACTACTCCGACCAACACATTGCAGCTCAACAAGCGCATCCTGCCACCCAACTGCCAGTGGATGGCGAACTCCTATCAGATGAGCACGATTCCTTCGTTTCCAGAGCATAGGAATCACCACAATCGGGTCTTTGGTGGCTTCCTAATGCGCAGCGCCCTGGAGATAAGCTGGGCAGCTGCATTCCTCTACTGCAAATCGCGTCCCAAACTGGAGCATATCTCGGATATCAGTTTCGAGAAGCCGGTCAGTGTGGACAGTTTCATCAAGATGACAGCCTACGTGGTGTATACCAAGAAGAACTTCGTCCAAATAATGACCGTGGCTGATGTCCTTGACCCTCATTCGGGAAGCCAGGTGACGACCAACACCTTCTACTACACCTTCTCCTGTAAGGACAATGTCACCGAGGTTCTGCCACGTTCCTACCATGAAACCATGTGGTACATCCAGGGACGCCGCAAGTTCGAGGCCTGCAGACCTTCAAAATAA
- the RpL6 gene encoding large ribosomal subunit protein eL6 produces the protein MAPVEKAKKVAKSAKKGKKHPLNSYLKGGILRYSKAQMYKRRALYRLKDKKSPVVQKVKVPIKKVKKIGGPKNGKERTVYLNKSKAQYPTKTFVKKRPSKANFSEHKRNTRKNLKPGTVLILLAGRHQGKRVVLLKVLASGLLLVTGPFALNSCPLRRVSQRYVIGTSSKVDLGAFKVPEHLNDAYFRRLKAKKDKKTGEADIFAAKKERFVPNEQRKKDQKEVDSALLKAIKAHPEGKFFAKYLKNMFALHSSQYPHRMRF, from the exons ATGGCACCCGTCGAGAAAGCTAAGAAAGTGGCCAAATCGGCCAAAAAGGGCAAGAAGCACCCTCTCAACTCCTACCTGAAGGGCGGAATTCTGCGTTACTCCAAGGCCCAG ATGTACAAGCGCCGCGCTCTGTACCGCTTGAAGGATAAGAAGAGCCCCGTGGTCCAGAAGGTTAAGGTGCCCATCAAGAAGGTGAAGAAGATCGGAGGCCCCAAGAACGGCAAGGAGCGTACTGTTTACCTGAACAAGTCGAAGGCCCAGTACCCGACCAAGACCTTCGTCAAGAAGCGCCCCTCCAAGGCCAACTTCAGCGAGCACAAGCGCAACACCCGCAAGAACCTAAAGCCCGGTACCGTGCTGATCCTGCTGGCTGGTCGTCATCAGGGCAAGCGTGTGGTCCTCCTTAAGGTCCTCGCCTCCGGCCTGCTCCTGGTCACCGGACCTTTCGCCCTCAACTCGTGCCCCCTGCGCCGCGTGTCCCAGCGCTACGTGATCGGCACCTCGTCGAAGGTGGATCTGGGTGCCTTCAAGGTCCCCGAGCATCTGAACGACGCCTACTTCCGCCGCCTTAAGGCCAAGAAGGACAAGAAGACCGGCGAGGCCGATATCTTCGCGGCCAAGAAGGAGCGTTTCGTGCCCAACGAGCAGCGCAAGAAGGACCAGAAGGAGGTCGACTCCGCCCTGCTGAAGGCCATCAAGGCCCACCCCGAGGGCAAGTTCTTCGCCAAGTACTTGAAGAACATGTTCGCCCTGCACTCCTCCCAATACCCCCACCGCATGCGCTTCTGA
- the CycG gene encoding cyclin G, whose product MSVPVRYSAAAEYAADVDCELEQQEQERLQLQLQQQYQYEQYQQYQYQREQDIAYYCQLQAARQQEQLMQQRTSMSSSVMPGLALPQTQDHHNSISTTAALATIDSGIASSHSGEIIMDANSINAILVDDEQPSTSAQAAAAAAAASASSVAAGGVLGATGGAAGLAGGKLSSNGINHNAEMPADWMRIADEGRYGTPGAAGLEYQKYDQQQQQLEDEEAGAVGGAGATNTNESKKLEELHALTSDELYETLKEYDALQDKYHTVLLLPKESRREVTAGGRDGSAYVLRCLKMWYELPSDVLFSAMSLVDRFLDRMAVKPKHMACMSVASFHLAIKQLDLKPIPAEDLVTISQCGCTAGDLERMAGVIANKLGVQMGHAPITSVSYLRIYYALFRNLAKEIGGDFFKFYQQLIKLEELENRLEILLCDVKTTVITPSTLALVLICLHLDFHIKESYTRGSPELKHVFEYILFLQQYMRIPDRVFTCGFSIVSGILSHYNGQNKAPYKQRLVWKLSSRTLRVLRPINRFSSDLPTIEEGISNALDDGLRSRTESVSSEEEEDWPTSPIIPIFEQC is encoded by the exons ATGTCTGTCCCTGTACGCTACTCTGCTGCCGCCGAATACGCCGCCGACGTTGATTGTGAGTTGGAGCAACAGGAGCAAGAGCGATTGCAATTGCAGCTGCAACAGCAGTACCAGTACGAGCAATACCAGCAGTACCAGTACCAACGGGAGCAGGACATCGCCTACTATTGCCAGTTGCAGGCGGCGCGGCAGCAGGAGCAGTTGATGCAGCAGAGGACATCGATGTCGTCGTCGGTTATGCCAGGACTCGCCTTGCCCCAGACCCAGGACCACCACAACAGCATCAGCACCACCGCCGCACTAGCCACCATTGACTCCGGGATCGCAAGCAGCCACAGCGGCGAAATCATCATGGACGCCAACAGCATCAACGCCATCCTGGTCGACGACGAGCAACCCTCGACCTCGGCCCAGGCTgcagccgctgctgctgccgcttcCGCGTCGTCGGTCGCTGCTGGAGGAGTGCTGGGGGCAACCGGTGGTGCTGCTGGTCTAGCTGGGGGCAAGCTGTCGTCCAACGGCATTAACCACAATGCAGAGATGCCAGCTGATTGGATGAGGATTGCGGACGAGGGCCGGTATGGGACACCGGGTGCTGCTGGCTTGGAATATCAGAAGTAcgatcaacaacaacaacaactggaGGACGAGGAGGCAGGTGCCGTCGGCGGTGCAGGAGCCACCAACACCAACGAGTCCAAGAAACTGGAGGAGCTGCACGCCCTCACCTCCGACGAGCTGTACGAGACCCTCAAGGAGTACGACGCCCTGCAGGACAAGTACCACacggtgctgctgctgcccaaGGAATCAAGG CGCGAGGTGACTGCCGGCGGACGAGATGGGTCGGCTTACGTGCTGCGCTGCCTGAAGATGTGGTACGAGCTGCCCTCCGACGTCCTGTTCTCGGCCATGAGCCTGGTGGATCGTTTCCTGGACCGCATGGCCGTCAAGCCGAAGCACATGGCCTGCATGAGCGTCGCCTCCTTCCACCTGGCCATCAAGCAGCTGGACCTGAAGCCCATACCCGCCGAGGATCTGGTTACAATATCTCAG TGTGGTTGTACCGCTGGCGACCTGGAACGCATGGCCGGCGTGATCGCCAACAAGCTGGGCGTCCAAATGGGACATGCACCGATCACTTCCGTGAGCTACCTGCGCATCTACTACGCCCTCTTCCGCAACCTGGCGAAGGAGATCGGCGGCGACTTCTTCAAGTTCTACCAGCAGCTGATCAagctggaggagctggagAACCGCCTCGAGATCCTGCTGTGCGACGTGAAGACCACAGTGATCACACCATCGACCCTGGCCTTGGTGCTCATCTGCCTGCACCTGGACTTCCACATCAAGGAGTCCTACACCCGCGGTAGTCCCGAGCTGAAGCACGTATTCGAGTACATTCTCTTCCTGCAGCAGTACATGAGG ATTCCTGATCGCGTTTTCACCTGCGGCTTCAGCATTGTCTCGGGCATTCTGTCCCACTACAACGGCCAGAACAAGGCACCCTACAAGCAGCGGCTAGTCTGGAAGCTGTCCAGTCGCACGCTGCGTGTCCTGCGCCCGATCAACCGATTCTCATCCGACCTGCCCACCATTGAGGAAGGCATCTCCAACGCCCTCGACGATGGCCTCCGTTCAAG AACTGAGAGCGTTAGctccgaggaggaggaggactggCCGACTTCACCCATTATTCCAATTTTCGAACAATGTTAG